The following are from one region of the Tachysurus fulvidraco isolate hzauxx_2018 chromosome 15, HZAU_PFXX_2.0, whole genome shotgun sequence genome:
- the topaz1 gene encoding protein TOPAZ1 isoform X5: MFSKSVIHHKGDFNRKAGLRKHFGSISRLGSGRQVKRSVKNACCALCGDVKYTPPAPKKLAHACKAGSRHPSQPRRLEQSVVYPVAQAKMTTRLIIWFRRHLNVKLCDIAHVFDVTSRDFSCILPAVLLQKMKHKKVKCFSKEFRSLMRLDSQGSGNCGKWIGNQSWEVCTTTNSCASLSSGNQVLGFSVGDWKLDVAEDIEGLSESSNKNALRMPDCERIRLSPAVGTACVLLKPGAAQHCIETADYGAEGSRMASEVQEDKTAPVHRVPPLFLRRVHACNGISSSQNLQHVDLSDKYIVSETDTSDRCLVENGLNARPEGDDDCPDCFSCQRTTAYVAKPQFSCARTYRSWPFPRNGHSCKMMPLVRTGPRWIVNTDASEGTNYVIDNMQVGFITTSEYSVEKNMKESVIGFEPHDGSVLVQNSQVLVQPTTQFDQVFDSATPKETSKDQSEGHKNPVKDLTSVSTDGECTKHNCTVFQQDPSSLGSVHVSDSQPVEVMNTNTLMVSPVASISTMDIKSVDLADSSINRAQSSMSSGCLEDNENGTENPLPDLQQSAFQTSHIQHSREEPQTPTVMVHYSVEPKPPSTIMSQSNEEQICDPDIENRSPCSLNILYTNTTEESTSSRTCTGSSTQDTPFKSPTNRDFLSSSDKDFRSMCPAERSEEGATECSLLQDEMRKIDKANRSPSPPPIPEGSVVTGNDLDVMRAYEDDAIVLDVIQDDPDLFGDIAMSSVGTASKANPAALQRGKNTCMQTDKTSLVRRPGRIVWGLETKRKTVQTGGDVHVENNDDFCRAGEVDKLAMSSKSQLTYGTDCAPLTPVVQKEQMVPDFNNNLNNIQTADLYVNTVNPGWTWPEGDAHNNVHTTSGKDINIVRPSLPSYCRYYFSEHHTCLRSICWFLHAPRKDDEKFCMDIVQKFCCVGNPPLVQRAAEIFVSYYRASSPAVSFSENVVKQLLSSLLSLALLKDLVAVINTLLTHKRLPPPELVMALYEHVRERGTINFVPELIHLTSKITEAGCVFSVEQCEMMQLHLEFLHVARHQMDVFCAVKCRALATNPHTAELSELAQAVVQVELCKQQEDWHTLAHVFCTVCGGRYSAGELSRFCCCVTMALLKDTKDKLTLPYEPFAESVWQEVPTDEMIKSFLGRVGVSLMFNYYRAQDWTKGLKLLYVMDRLQMEFTVLKGLFSSENGASRCQLITIATELFINNGSIEGALNLLKANEWFVSSSVWPCDQADLQNRKRVLTLLADKTSYRDTLEVLTNLPGLKQPIDGVQASEYNTMFNAHLRRCVMSHVLPVGADTLEFMLTQGIQLDTTELQQLIHKLGKQNSWSRARTLFKRAYSAGYYSGVVWEEDSLALPCCLTEIEMTLAFEMFVACICTSFKNPIDSSRPLIITLKRRSGHEVAMESVYLAAGCRLLSAALIPNPKLNIRYTAASQEQEQLFNLDRGSAAKWFSHNRSWARGLWENSHTLKKAETAFQ, encoded by the exons ATTTTAATAGGAAAGCTGGGCTGAGGAAACACTTTGGTTCAATCTCAAGACTTGGTTCAGGGAGACAAGTCAAACGATCTGTTAAAAACGCATGCTGTGCCTTGTGCGGTGATGTAAAGTATACCCCTCCCGCTCCTAAAAAACTAGCTCACGCTTGTAAAGCTGGATCAAGGCACCCGAGCCAGCCAAGAAGGCTGGAACAGTCCGTTGTTTACCCTGTGGCACAGGCTAAGATGACAACCAGGCTGATTATCTGGTTCAGGAGGCACCTCAATGTGAAACTCTGTGATATAGCCCATGTGTTTGACGTGACCTCGCGTGACTTCTCGTGCATTTTGCCAGCGGTGCTGCTTCAAAAGATGAAgcacaaaaaagtaaaatgcTTCAGCAAAGAATTCAGATCGCTGATGCGCCTTGATTCTCAAGGCAGTGGGAACTGTGGGAAGTGGATTGGCAACCAATCCTGGGAGGTGTGTACTACAACCAATAGTTGTGCTTCTCTCTCATCAGGTAATCAAGTTTTGGGATTTTCTGTTGGTGATTGGAAATTGGACGTAGCAGAAGATATTGAGGGGTTGTCTGAGTCTTCGAATAAGAACGCTCTGAGGATGCCAGACTGTGAGAGAATTAGACTGTCCCCTGCTGTGGGGACTGCATGCGTACTCTTAAAACCTGGGGCAGCTCAGCATTGCATTGAGACTGCTGATTATGGGGCAGAAGGTTCAAGGATGGCCTCTGAAGTTCAAGAGGACAAAACTGCACCAGTACACCGTGTACCCCCTTTGTTTCTACGGCGTGTTCATGCCTGCAATGGTATTAGTTCTTCTCAAAACCTTCAACATGTGGATTTATCTGACAAGTATATAGTTAGTGAGACAGACACAAGTGACAGATGTCTAGTGGAAAATGGATTGAATGCAAGGCCAGAGGGTGATGATGACTGTCCTGATTGTTTCTCCTGCCAGAGAACTACTGCTTATGTAGCAAAGCCCCAGTTTTCCTGTGCACGCACTTACAGGTCTTGGCCATTTCCCAGAAATGGACATTCTTGCAAAATGATGCCATTGGTCCGTACTGGCCCTCGATGGATTGTGAACACAGACGCTTCAGAAGGCACAAATTATGTGATCGATAACATGCAAGTAGGTTTCATAACAACTTCTGAATACAGTGTTGAGAAGAACATGAAAGAAAGTGTTATAGGTTTTGAACCACATGATGGGAGTGTTCTGGTTCAAAATAGTCAAGTGCTAGTACAACCCACAACGCAGTTTGACCAGGTGTTTGACTCTGCAACTCCTAAGGAGACTTCAAAAGATCAATCAGAAGGCCATAAAAATCCAGTAAAAGATTTAACATCAGTTAGTACTGATGGAGAATGCACCAAACACAACTGCACTGTATTTCAGCAGGACCCATCTAGTCTTGGTTCTGTACATGTCAGTGATTCTCAGCCTGTGGAAGTCATGAACACGAACACGTTAATGGTGAGTCCTGTTGCGTCGATCAGTACTATGGATATCAAATCTGTTGATCTTGCCGATTCCTCCATAAATAGGGCACAGAGCTCCATGTCAAGTGGGTGTCTTGAGGATAATGAGAATGGAACAGAGAATCCCCTTCCAGACCTCCAACAAAGTGCTTTTCAAACTTCACATATTCAGCATTCCAGAGAAGAACCACAGACCCCCACTGTGATGGTACACTACAGTGTGGAACCAAAACCCCCTTCCACAATAATGTCTCAATCCAACGAGGAGCAGATTTGTGATCCTGACATTGAGAATAGAAGTCCCTGCAGCCTGAATATTTTGTACACCAACACTACTGAGGAAAGCACTTCTTCCAGAACATGCACTGGAAGCAGTACCCAGGACACACCCTTCAAATCCCCGACAAACAGAGATTTCCTTTCCTCTAGTGACAAAGATTTCCGTAGCATGTGCCCTGCTGAAAGATCTGAGGAAGGTGCCACAGAATGTTCACTGCTACAAGATGAGATGCGCAAGATTGACAAGGCTAACAGAAGTCCTTCACCTCCCCCTATTCCAGAAGGCTCAGTGGTTACCGGTAATGACCTGGATGTTATGCGAGCTTATGAGGACGATGCCATTGTGCTCGATGTAATTCAAGATGACCCAGATCTCTTTGGGGACATCGCTATGAGTTCGGTAGGAACGGCCTCAAAAGCCAATCCAGCTGCGCTTCAGAGAGGAAAGAACACGTGCATGCAGACTGACAAGACAAGCTTGGTCAGAAGACCAGGAAGGATCGTCTGGGGCTTGGAGACAAAAAG GAAAACTGTCCAGACTGGTGGTGATGTCCATGTGGAGAATAATGATGATTTTTGCCGAG CAGGAGAGGTGGACAAACTGGCTATGAGCTCCAAAAGTCAGCTTACGTATGGTACAGATTGTGCACCACTTACCCCAGTAGTCCAGAAAGAACAG ATGGTTCCAGATTTTAATAATAACCTAAATAATATACAAACTGCTGATCTGTATGTCAATACAGTGAATCCTGGATGGACGTGGCCGGAGGGCGATGCACACAACAATG TTCATACTACCTCAGGGAAAGATATCAACATTGTGAGACCATCGCTACCTTCT TATTGCAGGTACTACTTCAGTGAACATCACACATGCTTAAGGAGTATTTGCTGGTTCCTTCATGCACCCAGGAAAGATGATGAAAAG TTTTGCATGGATATTGTGCAGAAGTTCTGTTGTGTTGGAAATCCTCCTTTGGTCCAGCGAGCAG CGGagatttttgtttcttattacCGGGCCAGTTCTCCTGCTGTGAGTTTTAGTGAGAATGTTGTGAAACAGTTGCTCTCATCTCTGCTGAGCTTGGCACTTCTTAAGGACCTGGTGGCGGTCATcaacacactcctcacacacaagaGATTG cCCCCTCCTGAGCTTGTGATGGCACTTTATGAACATGTTCGGGAAAGAGGAACAATAAACTTTGTCCCTGAGCTCATACATCTCACGTCAAAG ATTACAGAGGcggggtgtgtgttcagtgttgaacAGTGTGAGATGATGCAGCTTCATCTCGAGTTTTTGCATGTAGCCAGACATCAAATGGACGTTTTCTGTGCAGTAAAATGCAG ggcACTGGCCACTAACCCACACACTGCTGAGCTGTCAGAATTGGCCCAGGCTGTAGTCCAAGTGGAG ctttgcAAGCAGCAAGAAGACTGGCACACTCTGGCACATGTGTTCTGCACTGTGTGCGGTGGTCGTTACAGCGCAGGAGAGCTGTCGAGGTTCTGCTGCTGTGTCACCATGGCACTGCTGAAAGACACTAAAGACAAACTGACTCTGCCTTATGAACCATTTGCTGAGTcag TTTGGCAGGAAGTGCCAACAGATGAGATGATTAAAAGCTTTCTGGGACGTGTAGGAGTCTCGCTGATGTTTAACTATTACAGAGCCCAAGACTGGACCAAG GGTTTGAAGCTATTGTATGTGATGGATAGGCTGCAGATGGAATTCACTGTGCTCAAAGGGCTCTTTAGTAGTGAAAACGGAGCATCTCGCTGTCAGCTTATAACCATCGCAACAGAGCTCTTTATTAACAATGGCAGCATAGAGGGAGCACTGAACTTGCTCAAAG CTAATGAATGGTTTGTGAGCTCAAGTGTGTGGCCATGTGACCAGGCTGACCTACAGAACCGCAAGAGAGTACTGACTCTCCTCGCTGACAAGACAtcatacagagacacactggAGGTCCTCACTAATTTACCTGGGCTTAAACAGCCAATAG ATGGTGTTCAGGCAAGTGAGTACAATACCATGTTTAACGCACACCTTCGAAGGTGTGTGATGAGTCACGTGTTGCCGGTCGGTGCAGACACACTTGAATTCATGCTGACTCAGGGAATCCAACTGGACACAACAGAACTTCAACAACTCATTCACAAACTAGGCAAACAGAACAGCTGGAGCCGAGCCAGGACTCTGTTCAAAC GTGCTTATTCTGCTGGTTATTACTCTGGGGTTGTGTGGGAGGAGGACAGCTTGGCTCTGCCCTGTTGTCTCACAGAGATCGAGATGACTCTGGCTTTTGAGATGTTTGTTGCCTGTATTTGTACAAGCTTTAAAAATCCCATTGACTCTTCTCGACCACTGATCATCACACTCAAAAG gcgCTCTGGCCATGAGGTGGCAATGGAGAGCGTGTATTTGGCAGCTGGTTGCCGTCTGCTTTCAGCAGCATTGATACCGAACCCCAAGCTGAACATTCGTTACACAGCTGCCAGTcaggagcaggagcagcttTTTAATCTGGATCGTGGCTCTGCAGCTAAATGGTTCTCACACAACCGAAGCTGGGCTCGGGGATTGTGGGAAAACTCGCACACACTCAAAAAAGCCGAAACAGCCTTTCAATAA
- the topaz1 gene encoding protein TOPAZ1 isoform X7 gives MFSKSVIHHKGNQVLGFSVGDWKLDVAEDIEGLSESSNKNALRMPDCERIRLSPAVGTACVLLKPGAAQHCIETADYGAEGSRMASEVQEDKTAPVHRVPPLFLRRVHACNGISSSQNLQHVDLSDKYIVSETDTSDRCLVENGLNARPEGDDDCPDCFSCQRTTAYVAKPQFSCARTYRSWPFPRNGHSCKMMPLVRTGPRWIVNTDASEGTNYVIDNMQVGFITTSEYSVEKNMKESVIGFEPHDGSVLVQNSQVLVQPTTQFDQVFDSATPKETSKDQSEGHKNPVKDLTSVSTDGECTKHNCTVFQQDPSSLGSVHVSDSQPVEVMNTNTLMVSPVASISTMDIKSVDLADSSINRAQSSMSSGCLEDNENGTENPLPDLQQSAFQTSHIQHSREEPQTPTVMVHYSVEPKPPSTIMSQSNEEQICDPDIENRSPCSLNILYTNTTEESTSSRTCTGSSTQDTPFKSPTNRDFLSSSDKDFRSMCPAERSEEGATECSLLQDEMRKIDKANRSPSPPPIPEGSVVTGNDLDVMRAYEDDAIVLDVIQDDPDLFGDIAMSSVGTASKANPAALQRGKNTCMQTDKTSLVRRPGRIVWGLETKRKTVQTGGDVHVENNDDFCRAGEVDKLAMSSKSQLTYGTDCAPLTPVVQKEQMVPDFNNNLNNIQTADLYVNTVNPGWTWPEGDAHNNVHTTSGKDINIVRPSLPSYCRYYFSEHHTCLRSICWFLHAPRKDDEKFCMDIVQKFCCVGNPPLVQRAAEIFVSYYRASSPAVSFSENVVKQLLSSLLSLALLKDLVAVINTLLTHKRLPPPELVMALYEHVRERGTINFVPELIHLTSKITEAGCVFSVEQCEMMQLHLEFLHVARHQMDVFCAVKCRALATNPHTAELSELAQAVVQVELCKQQEDWHTLAHVFCTVCGGRYSAGELSRFCCCVTMALLKDTKDKLTLPYEPFAESVWQEVPTDEMIKSFLGRVGVSLMFNYYRAQDWTKGLKLLYVMDRLQMEFTVLKGLFSSENGASRCQLITIATELFINNGSIEGALNLLKANEWFVSSSVWPCDQADLQNRKRVLTLLADKTSYRDTLEVLTNLPGLKQPIDGVQASEYNTMFNAHLRRCVMSHVLPVGADTLEFMLTQGIQLDTTELQQLIHKLGKQNSWSRARTLFKRAYSAGYYSGVVWEEDSLALPCCLTEIEMTLAFEMFVACICTSFKNPIDSSRPLIITLKRRSGHEVAMESVYLAAGCRLLSAALIPNPKLNIRYTAASQEQEQLFNLDRGSAAKWFSHNRSWARGLWENSHTLKKAETAFQ, from the exons GTAATCAAGTTTTGGGATTTTCTGTTGGTGATTGGAAATTGGACGTAGCAGAAGATATTGAGGGGTTGTCTGAGTCTTCGAATAAGAACGCTCTGAGGATGCCAGACTGTGAGAGAATTAGACTGTCCCCTGCTGTGGGGACTGCATGCGTACTCTTAAAACCTGGGGCAGCTCAGCATTGCATTGAGACTGCTGATTATGGGGCAGAAGGTTCAAGGATGGCCTCTGAAGTTCAAGAGGACAAAACTGCACCAGTACACCGTGTACCCCCTTTGTTTCTACGGCGTGTTCATGCCTGCAATGGTATTAGTTCTTCTCAAAACCTTCAACATGTGGATTTATCTGACAAGTATATAGTTAGTGAGACAGACACAAGTGACAGATGTCTAGTGGAAAATGGATTGAATGCAAGGCCAGAGGGTGATGATGACTGTCCTGATTGTTTCTCCTGCCAGAGAACTACTGCTTATGTAGCAAAGCCCCAGTTTTCCTGTGCACGCACTTACAGGTCTTGGCCATTTCCCAGAAATGGACATTCTTGCAAAATGATGCCATTGGTCCGTACTGGCCCTCGATGGATTGTGAACACAGACGCTTCAGAAGGCACAAATTATGTGATCGATAACATGCAAGTAGGTTTCATAACAACTTCTGAATACAGTGTTGAGAAGAACATGAAAGAAAGTGTTATAGGTTTTGAACCACATGATGGGAGTGTTCTGGTTCAAAATAGTCAAGTGCTAGTACAACCCACAACGCAGTTTGACCAGGTGTTTGACTCTGCAACTCCTAAGGAGACTTCAAAAGATCAATCAGAAGGCCATAAAAATCCAGTAAAAGATTTAACATCAGTTAGTACTGATGGAGAATGCACCAAACACAACTGCACTGTATTTCAGCAGGACCCATCTAGTCTTGGTTCTGTACATGTCAGTGATTCTCAGCCTGTGGAAGTCATGAACACGAACACGTTAATGGTGAGTCCTGTTGCGTCGATCAGTACTATGGATATCAAATCTGTTGATCTTGCCGATTCCTCCATAAATAGGGCACAGAGCTCCATGTCAAGTGGGTGTCTTGAGGATAATGAGAATGGAACAGAGAATCCCCTTCCAGACCTCCAACAAAGTGCTTTTCAAACTTCACATATTCAGCATTCCAGAGAAGAACCACAGACCCCCACTGTGATGGTACACTACAGTGTGGAACCAAAACCCCCTTCCACAATAATGTCTCAATCCAACGAGGAGCAGATTTGTGATCCTGACATTGAGAATAGAAGTCCCTGCAGCCTGAATATTTTGTACACCAACACTACTGAGGAAAGCACTTCTTCCAGAACATGCACTGGAAGCAGTACCCAGGACACACCCTTCAAATCCCCGACAAACAGAGATTTCCTTTCCTCTAGTGACAAAGATTTCCGTAGCATGTGCCCTGCTGAAAGATCTGAGGAAGGTGCCACAGAATGTTCACTGCTACAAGATGAGATGCGCAAGATTGACAAGGCTAACAGAAGTCCTTCACCTCCCCCTATTCCAGAAGGCTCAGTGGTTACCGGTAATGACCTGGATGTTATGCGAGCTTATGAGGACGATGCCATTGTGCTCGATGTAATTCAAGATGACCCAGATCTCTTTGGGGACATCGCTATGAGTTCGGTAGGAACGGCCTCAAAAGCCAATCCAGCTGCGCTTCAGAGAGGAAAGAACACGTGCATGCAGACTGACAAGACAAGCTTGGTCAGAAGACCAGGAAGGATCGTCTGGGGCTTGGAGACAAAAAG GAAAACTGTCCAGACTGGTGGTGATGTCCATGTGGAGAATAATGATGATTTTTGCCGAG CAGGAGAGGTGGACAAACTGGCTATGAGCTCCAAAAGTCAGCTTACGTATGGTACAGATTGTGCACCACTTACCCCAGTAGTCCAGAAAGAACAG ATGGTTCCAGATTTTAATAATAACCTAAATAATATACAAACTGCTGATCTGTATGTCAATACAGTGAATCCTGGATGGACGTGGCCGGAGGGCGATGCACACAACAATG TTCATACTACCTCAGGGAAAGATATCAACATTGTGAGACCATCGCTACCTTCT TATTGCAGGTACTACTTCAGTGAACATCACACATGCTTAAGGAGTATTTGCTGGTTCCTTCATGCACCCAGGAAAGATGATGAAAAG TTTTGCATGGATATTGTGCAGAAGTTCTGTTGTGTTGGAAATCCTCCTTTGGTCCAGCGAGCAG CGGagatttttgtttcttattacCGGGCCAGTTCTCCTGCTGTGAGTTTTAGTGAGAATGTTGTGAAACAGTTGCTCTCATCTCTGCTGAGCTTGGCACTTCTTAAGGACCTGGTGGCGGTCATcaacacactcctcacacacaagaGATTG cCCCCTCCTGAGCTTGTGATGGCACTTTATGAACATGTTCGGGAAAGAGGAACAATAAACTTTGTCCCTGAGCTCATACATCTCACGTCAAAG ATTACAGAGGcggggtgtgtgttcagtgttgaacAGTGTGAGATGATGCAGCTTCATCTCGAGTTTTTGCATGTAGCCAGACATCAAATGGACGTTTTCTGTGCAGTAAAATGCAG ggcACTGGCCACTAACCCACACACTGCTGAGCTGTCAGAATTGGCCCAGGCTGTAGTCCAAGTGGAG ctttgcAAGCAGCAAGAAGACTGGCACACTCTGGCACATGTGTTCTGCACTGTGTGCGGTGGTCGTTACAGCGCAGGAGAGCTGTCGAGGTTCTGCTGCTGTGTCACCATGGCACTGCTGAAAGACACTAAAGACAAACTGACTCTGCCTTATGAACCATTTGCTGAGTcag TTTGGCAGGAAGTGCCAACAGATGAGATGATTAAAAGCTTTCTGGGACGTGTAGGAGTCTCGCTGATGTTTAACTATTACAGAGCCCAAGACTGGACCAAG GGTTTGAAGCTATTGTATGTGATGGATAGGCTGCAGATGGAATTCACTGTGCTCAAAGGGCTCTTTAGTAGTGAAAACGGAGCATCTCGCTGTCAGCTTATAACCATCGCAACAGAGCTCTTTATTAACAATGGCAGCATAGAGGGAGCACTGAACTTGCTCAAAG CTAATGAATGGTTTGTGAGCTCAAGTGTGTGGCCATGTGACCAGGCTGACCTACAGAACCGCAAGAGAGTACTGACTCTCCTCGCTGACAAGACAtcatacagagacacactggAGGTCCTCACTAATTTACCTGGGCTTAAACAGCCAATAG ATGGTGTTCAGGCAAGTGAGTACAATACCATGTTTAACGCACACCTTCGAAGGTGTGTGATGAGTCACGTGTTGCCGGTCGGTGCAGACACACTTGAATTCATGCTGACTCAGGGAATCCAACTGGACACAACAGAACTTCAACAACTCATTCACAAACTAGGCAAACAGAACAGCTGGAGCCGAGCCAGGACTCTGTTCAAAC GTGCTTATTCTGCTGGTTATTACTCTGGGGTTGTGTGGGAGGAGGACAGCTTGGCTCTGCCCTGTTGTCTCACAGAGATCGAGATGACTCTGGCTTTTGAGATGTTTGTTGCCTGTATTTGTACAAGCTTTAAAAATCCCATTGACTCTTCTCGACCACTGATCATCACACTCAAAAG gcgCTCTGGCCATGAGGTGGCAATGGAGAGCGTGTATTTGGCAGCTGGTTGCCGTCTGCTTTCAGCAGCATTGATACCGAACCCCAAGCTGAACATTCGTTACACAGCTGCCAGTcaggagcaggagcagcttTTTAATCTGGATCGTGGCTCTGCAGCTAAATGGTTCTCACACAACCGAAGCTGGGCTCGGGGATTGTGGGAAAACTCGCACACACTCAAAAAAGCCGAAACAGCCTTTCAATAA